In a genomic window of Infirmifilum sp. NZ:
- a CDS encoding hydroxymethylglutaryl-CoA reductase, degradative has product MSEGRTSRIPEFYKKSIDERLKIVAEFAGLTEEEVKLLRNFGNLDPKIADSMIENVIGAMSYPFAVAVNFLINGKDYLVPMVIEEASVVAAASNAARVMRRDGGIKSITTGPLMIGQVQVVGLKDPWYKRMLVLEHKDEILQRANEVDPVLVKFGGGARDVEARVVEGPHGPMLVVHLIVDVRDAMGANAVNTMAERVAPLIERITGGRVLLRIISNLADKRLVRSYVKVYKEDIGGEEVVDGIVNAWAFAAADPYRAATHNKGIMNGVIAVALATAQDHRAIEAGAHAYAARNGRYEPLSRWEKDADGNLVGSLEMPMAVGIIGGATKVHPVARVALKILGVKTATELAEVMGAVGLAQNFAALRALATEGIQRGHMRLHARNLAIMAGATGDLIDKVVEIMVSENKINFAYAQELVAKLSKEGEADRK; this is encoded by the coding sequence ATGAGCGAGGGGAGAACTTCCCGCATCCCGGAGTTCTACAAGAAGAGCATCGACGAGAGGCTGAAGATAGTCGCTGAGTTCGCGGGTCTGACTGAGGAGGAGGTTAAGCTTCTGAGAAACTTCGGCAACCTCGACCCTAAGATCGCCGACTCCATGATCGAGAACGTGATAGGGGCTATGAGCTACCCGTTCGCCGTGGCAGTCAACTTCCTGATTAACGGCAAGGATTACCTCGTGCCCATGGTGATAGAGGAGGCGAGCGTCGTCGCAGCGGCCAGCAACGCGGCTAGGGTGATGAGGAGGGACGGCGGTATAAAATCTATCACAACCGGCCCGCTCATGATAGGGCAGGTGCAGGTTGTAGGGCTCAAGGATCCCTGGTATAAGCGCATGCTGGTGCTCGAGCACAAGGACGAGATCCTGCAGAGGGCCAACGAGGTCGACCCTGTTCTCGTGAAGTTCGGCGGGGGGGCGAGAGACGTGGAGGCCAGGGTAGTTGAGGGGCCGCACGGGCCCATGCTCGTCGTCCACTTAATCGTTGATGTCAGGGACGCTATGGGCGCGAACGCCGTCAACACCATGGCCGAGAGAGTCGCGCCCCTCATCGAGAGGATAACCGGGGGGAGGGTACTCCTCAGGATAATCTCGAACCTCGCGGACAAGAGGCTCGTCAGGAGCTACGTGAAAGTGTACAAGGAGGACATTGGAGGAGAGGAAGTGGTGGACGGTATCGTTAACGCCTGGGCTTTCGCAGCGGCCGACCCCTACCGGGCCGCGACGCACAATAAGGGCATCATGAACGGGGTCATCGCCGTAGCTCTAGCTACCGCGCAGGACCACAGGGCAATAGAGGCTGGGGCTCACGCCTACGCTGCTAGGAACGGCAGGTACGAGCCGCTGTCGAGGTGGGAAAAGGACGCTGACGGGAACCTGGTGGGTAGCCTGGAGATGCCCATGGCTGTCGGCATCATCGGCGGTGCCACGAAGGTTCACCCGGTGGCAAGAGTGGCGCTGAAAATCCTCGGGGTTAAAACTGCCACCGAGCTCGCCGAGGTCATGGGCGCGGTGGGCCTTGCTCAGAACTTTGCGGCGCTGAGGGCATTGGCGACGGAGGGGATCCAGAGAGGGCACATGAGGCTGCACGCGAGGAACCTTGCCATAATGGCCGGCGCTACTGGAGACCTGATAGACAAGGTCGTTGAGATAATGGTGAGCGAGAACAAGATAAACTTCGCCTACGCACAGGAACTCGTGGCTAAGCTGTCCAAGGAAGGTGAGGCTGACAGGAAATAG
- a CDS encoding Lrp/AsnC ligand binding domain-containing protein has product MSEKITVYILVNTHVGREDEVLKAIRNMSFVEEAHIVYGEYDIIVKLNLPALELLDQTVTSIRKMDGVTKTSTLITSSR; this is encoded by the coding sequence ATGAGTGAGAAGATAACCGTCTACATACTGGTAAACACCCACGTCGGCAGGGAAGACGAGGTTTTGAAAGCAATTCGCAACATGAGCTTTGTAGAGGAGGCGCACATAGTCTATGGTGAATACGATATCATCGTGAAGCTCAATCTTCCAGCCCTCGAGCTCCTCGACCAGACGGTGACCAGCATCAGGAAAATGGACGGCGTTACGAAGACTTCAACCTTAATTACCTCCTCAAGGTAA
- a CDS encoding methyltransferase, with protein MQVYTPAEDTFFLADYVEETINCSSALEVGVGSGYITRVLASRSEYVVGTDVSVEAVYSAKDYLRSGGVENVDLVVANQADPFRESSFQIVVSNPPYLPCEYEEEPLWCGGPRGIEFTLSLARTARSLLRGGGKLVLVASSLSDVNALVLQLKNLYSNVYVVQEKGVSLFEKLFILECEV; from the coding sequence GTGCAAGTCTACACACCCGCCGAGGACACCTTCTTCTTGGCTGACTACGTTGAGGAGACTATCAACTGCTCCTCTGCACTGGAAGTGGGCGTCGGCTCCGGCTACATCACGAGAGTTCTAGCGTCGAGGTCGGAGTACGTTGTCGGGACAGACGTCTCGGTTGAGGCCGTCTACTCGGCAAAGGATTACCTGCGCAGCGGAGGGGTTGAGAACGTGGACCTGGTGGTAGCCAATCAAGCGGATCCCTTTAGAGAGTCGTCCTTCCAGATCGTTGTATCGAACCCGCCCTACCTGCCGTGTGAGTACGAGGAAGAACCCCTCTGGTGCGGGGGGCCACGGGGGATAGAGTTCACACTAAGCCTAGCTCGTACGGCAAGGAGTCTTTTGAGGGGAGGGGGAAAGCTTGTGCTCGTAGCGTCCTCTCTCTCGGACGTGAACGCGCTGGTGCTCCAGCTAAAGAACCTATACTCAAATGTTTACGTTGTTCAGGAAAAGGGCGTGTCCCTATTTGAAAAACTTTTTATCCTAGAGTGCGAGGTGTAG
- a CDS encoding transposase, protein MDWEGRRNGRKREELIDAYRVWEVKANREKRQRLQQLYVRMSSAVRQACRALEERHGDAFREEPERFSDELVGEASKTAGLPKNILYYAVEWYKMIAEARGKSKLRTRFTPPAIPLLVRVVGNGNRLHGRDSAAAVLDASRCELRVPSAGVAIKMKPSLIRAVLEDVQRFRDVKLTLWLTARGTLRLVAHREVKPAWWGGDGKLAVIAVDVNSSHGLYLLAFAFDSEVKLVAQRVLKPPNTTLLRLLAAVMRSYSKVKSWSEAVQRFMGRRDVGRLRRAGKGYAAEEALRLAERLRAKLKLTPERAEHIARQASRKVKKVNNDWIRGVLREVRALVRKLRDQGYTVVLVVDVPRAESLRGSQLQRTLLRVARRLENLALYEGAKWFQPENNISGKHCPVCGKEGVELRRRYYRCPKCGLEWTRDWAACYNATKLFLKAYRAERHLEALDKWLSQHLRAPTHGTRERPAGPSSRHGHTAARRVPRAARGGDVPAATRAEGRLARRPAPKGGDP, encoded by the coding sequence GTGGACTGGGAGGGCAGGAGAAACGGCAGGAAGCGCGAGGAGCTGATCGACGCCTACAGGGTCTGGGAGGTCAAGGCTAACAGGGAAAAGAGGCAGAGGCTGCAACAACTGTACGTGAGGATGTCGAGCGCTGTGAGGCAGGCCTGCAGAGCCCTCGAAGAGAGGCACGGCGACGCGTTCAGGGAGGAGCCGGAGAGGTTCAGCGACGAACTGGTCGGGGAGGCCTCGAAGACGGCTGGGCTGCCGAAGAACATCCTCTACTACGCTGTTGAGTGGTACAAAATGATCGCGGAGGCTAGGGGGAAGTCGAAGCTCCGCACTAGGTTCACCCCGCCGGCGATACCGCTGCTCGTCAGGGTGGTCGGCAACGGCAATAGGCTCCACGGCAGAGACAGCGCCGCCGCAGTCCTCGACGCCTCGAGGTGCGAGCTTCGCGTTCCCAGCGCTGGCGTTGCGATAAAAATGAAGCCGTCCCTCATCAGGGCTGTGCTCGAGGACGTCCAGCGCTTCAGAGATGTCAAGCTGACGCTATGGCTGACGGCTAGGGGCACGCTCCGCCTAGTGGCTCACCGCGAGGTTAAGCCCGCTTGGTGGGGCGGCGACGGCAAGCTCGCAGTGATAGCGGTGGACGTGAACAGCTCTCACGGCCTCTACCTCCTTGCCTTCGCCTTCGACAGTGAGGTGAAGCTGGTGGCTCAGCGCGTGCTTAAGCCTCCCAACACGACGTTGCTGAGGCTACTGGCAGCGGTGATGCGCAGCTACTCCAAGGTTAAGAGCTGGAGTGAAGCCGTCCAGAGGTTCATGGGGAGGAGGGACGTCGGGAGGCTACGGAGAGCGGGAAAGGGCTACGCAGCGGAGGAAGCGCTGAGGCTCGCGGAGAGGCTCAGGGCGAAGCTAAAACTGACCCCTGAGAGAGCAGAGCACATAGCTAGGCAGGCATCGAGGAAAGTGAAGAAGGTTAACAACGACTGGATCAGAGGCGTGCTCAGGGAGGTGAGGGCGCTGGTGAGAAAGCTACGGGATCAGGGCTACACAGTCGTACTCGTAGTGGACGTGCCTCGGGCCGAGTCCCTGAGGGGCTCACAGCTGCAGAGGACGCTGCTCAGGGTGGCGAGGCGGCTTGAGAACCTAGCGCTCTACGAGGGGGCTAAGTGGTTCCAGCCGGAGAACAACATCAGCGGGAAGCATTGCCCAGTATGCGGGAAAGAGGGGGTGGAGCTGAGGAGGCGCTACTACCGCTGCCCGAAGTGCGGCTTGGAGTGGACCAGGGACTGGGCAGCGTGCTACAACGCAACAAAGCTCTTCCTAAAGGCCTACAGAGCAGAAAGGCACCTCGAAGCTCTGGACAAGTGGCTCAGCCAGCACCTCAGAGCCCCGACCCACGGCACCAGAGAAAGGCCAGCAGGCCCCAGTTCCCGGCACGGCCACACGGCCGCCCGCCGGGTGCCGCGCGCGGCGCGAGGAGGGGATGTGCCCGCGGCGACGCGGGCAGAAGGCCGCCTAGCACGGCGGCCCGCCCCGAAAGGGGGCGACCCATGA
- a CDS encoding metallophosphoesterase has protein sequence MLPSLSISKGIEIVGLGVYIAKLGVLAVADLHIGYEEALAEEGVYIPPVQSTEIRSVLESMVGETGASRVVILGDVKHEFGDVTRQEWRETGELLSFLKEGLGVSVEVVRGNHDNYLIALLKKMNIPLRDPYLLEEGIMFIHGHKPLPVEGFAEDVEVILMGHEHPAIALRDEVGARLKLKALLEGQYMDKRVIVLPALSPLMPGTEVNVERNLLSPILREADIESFKAYAVDLEAGVFDFGLIKYLRLASSPSLY, from the coding sequence TTGCTACCATCACTCAGCATATCCAAGGGTATCGAGATAGTCGGCCTAGGCGTGTACATAGCCAAGCTTGGAGTGCTGGCGGTCGCAGACCTCCACATAGGCTACGAGGAGGCGCTCGCCGAAGAGGGTGTCTACATACCCCCCGTTCAGAGCACCGAGATCAGGAGTGTTCTGGAGTCGATGGTTGGAGAGACCGGAGCCTCGCGGGTAGTCATCCTCGGGGACGTGAAGCACGAATTCGGAGACGTTACGCGCCAGGAGTGGCGGGAGACAGGCGAGCTGCTGAGCTTCCTGAAGGAGGGTCTCGGCGTGAGCGTGGAGGTTGTGAGAGGCAATCACGACAACTACCTGATCGCTCTGCTGAAGAAAATGAACATACCCCTCAGAGACCCCTACCTCCTTGAGGAAGGAATCATGTTCATTCACGGCCACAAGCCCCTCCCGGTCGAGGGTTTCGCTGAGGATGTAGAGGTGATTCTCATGGGGCACGAGCACCCGGCCATCGCGCTGAGAGACGAGGTAGGTGCCAGGCTGAAGCTCAAGGCCCTCCTAGAGGGCCAGTACATGGACAAGAGGGTCATAGTTCTACCCGCTCTCAGCCCCCTCATGCCCGGCACAGAGGTTAACGTCGAGAGAAACCTGCTGTCACCGATCCTGAGGGAGGCCGACATCGAGAGCTTCAAAGCCTACGCCGTCGACCTGGAAGCCGGAGTCTTCGACTTCGGTCTCATAAAGTACCTGAGGCTGGCGAGCAGCCCATCGCTCTACTAG
- a CDS encoding MoaD/ThiS family protein yields the protein MSREAPCARGFRVLVDKFGRESIEACVEEGSTVRDLLGQLGLRASEVVVAVDGEVVAEDEPLRPGSRVKIHSVVSGG from the coding sequence ATGAGTAGAGAAGCGCCCTGCGCCCGGGGCTTCAGGGTCCTAGTCGACAAGTTCGGCCGCGAGAGCATTGAGGCTTGTGTTGAAGAGGGCTCCACGGTCAGGGACCTGCTCGGCCAGCTGGGGTTGCGTGCCAGCGAGGTTGTGGTCGCCGTGGACGGGGAAGTCGTGGCGGAGGACGAGCCCCTCAGGCCCGGCTCGCGCGTCAAGATACACTCTGTTGTTTCGGGTGGGTAG
- a CDS encoding pyruvoyl-dependent arginine decarboxylase, translating into MIIPRKYFVTKGKGLSKVSPLMAFNNALREAGIHNVNLVPVSSILPPGVEEEPIHPLPPGAVVFVVMSEKRVKGPAKISTGISWARGRPHGYVVEFHDGDSESHTHSQLEAMWDEIRREKNLQIEPPRYLTEELEVPEGYYGSVVVALVFSSIELTP; encoded by the coding sequence ATGATAATACCGAGAAAGTACTTCGTAACCAAGGGGAAAGGGCTCAGCAAGGTATCGCCTCTAATGGCGTTTAACAACGCTCTCAGAGAGGCTGGCATACACAACGTGAACCTCGTCCCAGTTTCCTCGATACTCCCGCCTGGAGTTGAGGAGGAGCCCATCCACCCGCTCCCCCCAGGGGCTGTCGTGTTCGTTGTGATGAGCGAGAAGAGAGTTAAGGGTCCGGCTAAGATCAGCACAGGGATCTCGTGGGCGAGAGGCAGGCCTCACGGATACGTCGTAGAGTTCCACGACGGCGACTCGGAGTCCCACACGCACTCTCAGCTTGAGGCAATGTGGGATGAGATCCGGCGCGAGAAAAACCTTCAGATAGAGCCTCCCAGGTACCTGACCGAGGAGCTCGAGGTACCCGAGGGCTACTATGGTAGTGTCGTCGTTGCCCTCGTTTTCAGCTCGATCGAGCTTACCCCGTGA
- a CDS encoding metal-sulfur cluster assembly factor, protein MSEVTKEAVLEALKEVYDPEIPFNVVDLGLIYDVQVDGGKVKIKMTLTAVGCPMSYFLLEMVKDVVKEKVKGVEDVEVELVFDPPWTPDRMNPEVRRLLGL, encoded by the coding sequence ATGAGCGAGGTGACGAAGGAGGCAGTCCTTGAAGCGCTTAAGGAAGTTTACGACCCGGAAATTCCCTTCAACGTAGTGGATCTAGGACTAATCTACGATGTGCAAGTGGATGGCGGAAAAGTGAAGATAAAAATGACGCTGACGGCTGTAGGTTGCCCAATGTCCTACTTCCTGCTCGAAATGGTTAAGGACGTTGTGAAGGAGAAGGTGAAGGGTGTGGAAGACGTAGAGGTTGAGCTGGTGTTCGACCCGCCATGGACACCCGACAGGATGAACCCCGAAGTAAGGAGGCTTCTAGGGCTGTAG
- a CDS encoding CPBP family glutamic-type intramembrane protease produces MLRSASVNAGEMWMAVFLAYFVLVNVGHVLAGYAILLLYGALAVVAEIQDPPGLTLLDCLALPFIGILPHIFLIPVFATGSVSLLAIIFTVISAITEEIFFRGFLMKRLGLPIQALVFMYSHLSVTDPLFLVNSSLLAPHYFIFGLTAGLIAERKGFEGSSLFHATYNSAATLYFLALNTTTISLLLASDILSLAAVLVYMLFSKRKILFSRV; encoded by the coding sequence GTGCTGCGCTCAGCTAGCGTGAATGCTGGAGAGATGTGGATGGCTGTCTTCCTAGCTTACTTTGTACTAGTGAACGTGGGGCACGTTCTAGCTGGGTATGCTATACTCTTACTTTATGGGGCGCTTGCAGTCGTTGCGGAGATACAGGATCCGCCGGGCTTGACTCTACTTGACTGCTTAGCCTTACCGTTCATCGGTATTCTGCCCCATATCTTCCTGATACCCGTTTTCGCTACGGGTAGTGTGAGCCTCCTTGCTATCATTTTCACCGTGATTTCGGCTATTACCGAGGAGATATTCTTCAGGGGTTTTCTCATGAAGCGCCTTGGCCTCCCGATCCAGGCGCTTGTCTTCATGTACTCGCATCTCTCAGTAACCGACCCCCTGTTTCTCGTGAACTCATCTCTACTAGCCCCACACTACTTTATCTTCGGGCTTACCGCTGGACTCATAGCAGAGAGAAAAGGGTTTGAGGGGTCAAGCCTCTTCCACGCTACCTACAACTCAGCCGCCACTTTATACTTCCTCGCCCTTAACACGACGACGATTTCCCTGCTCCTAGCCTCGGATATCTTAAGCCTCGCGGCGGTGTTGGTATACATGTTGTTTTCTAAACGTAAAATATTGTTTTCACGGGTATGA
- a CDS encoding ERCC4 domain-containing protein: MIIVVDDRERRSPVIPELARLGARFEFRRLDVADYDVAGVYGIERKAPSDFLNSILDKRLFEQSRYLKQAYEVPIILIEGDLSAETRFREVSLNQAYGAMLALVENGVSVVHTGSPRETALFIYIAAKRAEKKDSRYAPPVKKKVLKVNTSIPVVQLNLIATLPGISYELAERILSEFKTPRRFFTASAAELRRIPGLGPKKIQRILDVLDTIYVSAKKLSADGKVFRPNGDMTGGYNERGDEGGSP, encoded by the coding sequence ATGATCATAGTTGTCGATGACCGTGAACGCAGGTCACCGGTCATACCTGAGCTTGCCAGGCTCGGAGCAAGGTTTGAGTTCAGGAGACTAGACGTGGCAGACTACGATGTTGCCGGCGTTTACGGCATAGAGAGGAAGGCCCCTAGCGACTTCCTTAACTCCATTCTCGACAAGCGGCTTTTCGAGCAGTCTCGGTACCTAAAGCAGGCATATGAGGTTCCAATCATCCTGATAGAGGGAGATCTATCTGCCGAAACGAGGTTCAGAGAGGTCTCGCTAAACCAGGCGTACGGCGCGATGCTCGCCCTCGTCGAGAACGGGGTTTCCGTCGTGCACACAGGAAGCCCCCGGGAAACGGCCCTGTTCATATACATCGCCGCTAAGAGGGCTGAAAAGAAGGATAGCCGCTACGCACCACCCGTTAAGAAGAAAGTACTGAAAGTGAACACGAGTATCCCCGTAGTCCAGCTAAACCTGATAGCAACCTTACCGGGAATCAGCTACGAGCTAGCCGAGAGAATCCTCTCAGAGTTTAAAACGCCGAGGAGATTCTTCACTGCATCCGCTGCCGAGCTCCGTAGAATCCCGGGCCTGGGGCCTAAGAAGATCCAGAGGATTCTCGACGTACTGGATACCATATACGTGTCGGCTAAAAAGCTCTCAGCAGATGGAAAAGTATTTAGGCCGAACGGGGATATGACAGGGGGATATAATGAGCGAGGTGACGAAGGAGGCAGTCCTTGA
- a CDS encoding TIGR00269 family protein: MGRTARCFVCGSKAVAYVPYLGDYLCREHFVEYFERRVLETLKTFRLVEPGDRVAVAVSGGKDSLTTLYLLKRFSGELGIEVIGVAVDEGIAGYREYKLKALADLAERLGVRIFIGRFEDYFGITLDEAVGVLKEKGFEYKPCSVCGVFRRYVMNKLARELGATKLATGHNLDDEVQVFIMNALKAHIEGVVREGIASATGGEGLVPRIKPLYFVTEKEVLTYTLLKGIQTPFVECPYIVYALRHPVRHWVNEVEDEAPGFKYRVLAVKELARKALPEPPGGVQKCVVCGEPSSKPVCKACLFRAYLDPEFAAKLGGLKLISRLRDEGV, from the coding sequence GTGGGTAGAACGGCGAGGTGCTTTGTCTGCGGCTCGAAGGCGGTGGCGTACGTCCCGTACCTGGGCGATTACCTCTGCAGGGAGCACTTCGTCGAGTACTTCGAGAGAAGGGTCCTCGAGACGCTGAAGACCTTCAGGCTCGTCGAGCCCGGGGACCGGGTGGCCGTTGCCGTGAGCGGGGGGAAGGACAGCTTAACCACCCTCTACCTGCTCAAAAGGTTCTCGGGGGAGCTCGGCATCGAGGTCATAGGCGTGGCCGTGGACGAGGGGATCGCGGGCTACAGGGAGTACAAGCTCAAAGCCCTAGCGGACCTGGCTGAGAGGCTAGGCGTCAGGATCTTCATCGGAAGGTTCGAGGACTACTTCGGGATCACCCTGGACGAGGCCGTGGGGGTCCTGAAGGAGAAGGGCTTCGAGTACAAGCCCTGCAGCGTGTGCGGGGTGTTCAGAAGGTACGTAATGAACAAGCTCGCCCGCGAGCTCGGCGCGACCAAGCTGGCGACAGGCCACAACCTGGACGACGAGGTGCAGGTCTTCATAATGAACGCCCTCAAAGCGCACATCGAGGGTGTAGTACGCGAGGGGATAGCATCGGCAACAGGGGGCGAGGGGCTCGTCCCGAGGATAAAGCCGCTGTACTTCGTGACGGAGAAGGAGGTCCTGACGTACACGCTCCTCAAGGGGATCCAGACCCCATTCGTGGAGTGCCCCTACATCGTCTACGCTCTGAGGCACCCCGTACGGCACTGGGTAAACGAGGTCGAAGACGAGGCGCCCGGTTTCAAGTACAGGGTTCTAGCGGTTAAGGAACTTGCCCGGAAAGCCCTGCCCGAGCCTCCCGGCGGCGTGCAGAAGTGCGTAGTGTGCGGCGAGCCCTCCTCGAAGCCCGTCTGCAAGGCGTGCCTCTTCAGAGCCTACCTGGATCCGGAGTTCGCCGCCAAGCTGGGCGGGCTCAAGCTTATATCCCGCCTGCGGGATGAAGGCGTGTAG
- a CDS encoding YhbY family RNA-binding protein has protein sequence MFQDPTVATVNIGKKGLSEEVLAEISNVLDSRGVVKVRLLKNFRDTYGYTREDVAVILSQRLGAEVVGIRGYVIALRKKRRRRL, from the coding sequence GTGTTCCAGGATCCCACTGTAGCCACAGTTAACATCGGCAAAAAGGGGCTCAGCGAGGAGGTCCTCGCGGAGATCAGCAACGTCTTGGATTCTAGGGGTGTCGTGAAGGTCAGGCTCCTCAAAAACTTCCGCGACACGTACGGGTACACGAGGGAGGACGTGGCTGTGATCCTCTCGCAGAGGCTGGGAGCCGAGGTCGTGGGCATCAGGGGATACGTGATAGCTTTGAGGAAGAAGAGGAGGAGGAGGCTCTGA